In Mycolicibacterium nivoides, the DNA window TGCCATCGGCACCGATGGCGGCAGTGGTTCGACCGATAGCGGCACCGATTCCGGAAGTGCCACCGCCTGCGACAACGCCACGCCTGCGCCCACGAAGCGGGACGGGCGCATGGCAAATCTGCACGGCACGAACAATGTGACCCACCGCTTCAAGCGTTGATCAACCCCCGGCGACAACGCATCGTTCCCCGGTGGGTTCCGGTCGACGGCTGTGGAACCCTTGGTCTGTGAACTCGGGGTTCTTGGCACAGATCCGGTGCGTCGTGTTCGACGTCGGCGAGACGTTGGTCGATGAAACTCCTATGTGGACTGCGCTGGCGCAGCGGTTGGGCCTGACGCCGTTCACCTTGTGCGGCGTGGTGGGGGCCTTGATCGCGACGGGCAAGGACCATAACGATCTGTGGGACGTGATTGGTGTCGATCGACCAGCAGCTGGTGTCGATGCCACTCAGATCGATTTGTATCCCGACGCATTGGAATGTGTCGCAGCTGCGCGTCGGGCGGGGTTGGCTGTCGGTGTCGCGGGCAACCAGCCTGCGGGGATCGAGCAAGTGCTGTCTGCCACCGGCCTCGAGGCTGACTTCGTTGCTTCGTCGGCCGCATGGGGCGTGGCCAAGCCAGATCCCGCGTTTTTCGTCCGTCTGATTTCCGAGACGAGCGTTCCCGCCGAGAGCATCCTGTACGTCGGGGATCGCCTCGATAATGACGTGCTGCCTGCCCGCGCGGCCGGTATGCGCACGGTGTTCGTCCGCCGCGGGCCGTGGGGCTATCTTCATGCTCTCAAAGATGAAGCGTCACTTGCTGATCTGCGCGTGGACTCGTTGCAGGAGTTATCC includes these proteins:
- a CDS encoding HAD family hydrolase; the encoded protein is MNSGFLAQIRCVVFDVGETLVDETPMWTALAQRLGLTPFTLCGVVGALIATGKDHNDLWDVIGVDRPAAGVDATQIDLYPDALECVAAARRAGLAVGVAGNQPAGIEQVLSATGLEADFVASSAAWGVAKPDPAFFVRLISETSVPAESILYVGDRLDNDVLPARAAGMRTVFVRRGPWGYLHALKDEASLADLRVDSLQELSTLLGADRT